TGCATCACTTCGCCTCCGATGGCGTGACCTCGATCGTGCATACGACGTCGCCCATGCGCAGGCTGGTGCCGGGTTCGATCGTGTAGGGCACGCCTGGCTCGAACCGGCGGGGTGGGTCGGTCTGCGTCTCGATGCCGTTGCCGCTGTGGTAGTCGGTGACGACGATGCGGCCCTCGTCGTCGACGTCGATGAGGGCGTGGGTGCGTGAGAGCATCCGCTCGGGGCTCTCGACGGCGATCGGCTTGCGATCGCCTACGGCGATGGGATGGCGGCCGAGCACGACGCTCTCGCTGGTGTCGACCGACTCCTGGGTGGTGAAGCGCAGGCGCAGGCGCGGCCGCGTGTTGGCCGGGGGAGTGGGCTTGGCCATGACCGTGTGGTCCAGCTCCTCGACGGGGACCACCACGGCGCGCACGAAGGGCAGCTCCTCGACGGTGGTCGCGGCGTCGGGGACGACGGCCTTGACGTCGATGGGGTCGGCTTCCACGCGGTGAGGCTCGGGCGTCTTGCACTGGACGCACACGGCCTCGGTGACGGGTTGGAGTCGCCGGCAGATGCGGCAGCGTCCCTCGTGGACGGTGAGCCCGTCTGCCGGCGGGATCGTGCCGGCGGCATCGAGGAGCTGCACGATGCCCTCGGGCCGAACCCCGAGCGTCCATGTCTGGCTGCTGTCCTTGACGGTGAGGCGCACCGGCCGGTGCAAGCGGATGGCGATCGCTACGCATCGGGCGATCATGCCGGTTCGCAGCTCCTCGACGCTGGTGGCTTCGCAGGGCCGCTCAGTGCCGTTGATCGTGATGCTGCCGATGTACGTCGGTGGAGCATCTGTGAGCTGGTCGCTGGGGCCGTGGATGCTGGCGACGACTTTGGGCCAGTCCGCGACGGCTTCTGATGCGCGGAGGGCCTGTGTGGCGCTCATAGCCCGCGGGCGACGGCGGCCGCGGCGGCCAGCCACGCCCGTTGCGTCGAGGGTCGCAGAGCGCCGTAGTGCAGCACGCCGTCGACCATTGCCTGGTCGAAGGGGATCGTGACGGCTTCGCGAGTGATGTCGCGGTAGCCGGCGGCGACGCGCTGCATGTCGGCCGGGGTGGCCTTGGGGTCGGCCTGCGTGACGATCACCACGGCGTTGTCGGCCAGCCGAGCGGATCGCTCGTCGCGGTCGGCCAGCGCTTCCAGGAGAAGCGCGCCGGCCTCGGCGTGGTCGTCGCGGGTGGTGGTGGCCACCACGAGCTGGTCGGCGTGATCGATCATCCGCCGCCACATCGGATCGGACTCGTCGTTGCCGGAGTCGATGAAGATCAGCCGGTAGTACTTGCTGGCGACGGCGTGGATGGCGTCGACGTCCTCGGGCTCGATGCGCTGCTCTTGGGCGAGCGCCATCGGCTTGGACCGGAGAACGTCGAAACGGTCGCGGGTCTGGTGGTGCACGTAGTGGGCGAGGTCGGCGGACTGGGCGCTGGTGCTCAGGAGCCGATCGACCTGGGGCAACAACTCGAGCAACGTCGACTCGTGCGGCCCCTGCTCGGTCCGCCAGCCGAGCGTGCCGCGGGTCTGGTTGTTGTCCCAGGCGAGCACGCCTGCGCCGCCGTAGCGGGCGAACACGCCTGAGAGGAGGACCGTGCTGGGGGTCTTGCCAGCGCCGCCCTTGCCGTTGACGATCGCGATCGTGCGCGGGCCGGGCCAGTGCTGGGAGACGGCGAGCACGTCGGCGCGCTCTGCGCGCTCCTCCTCGCTGGGGCTCATGCGGATGCCGGCGCGCGTTGCCAGGCCGCGCCACCCGGTGGTGGCCGGCTCCTCGATCTGTTCCCGCACCAGGAACGACTGGCGCATGGCTCGACGTGTCGGAAGGTCTGCCCTCGGCGCCGCGGCGGCCGTGGCGGTGACCCATGAGCCGGGGCCGGCCGACGCCGCGCCGGTCTCGTCGGCCTCCGCCTGCTGGGGGGCAGGTTCCGCAGCGGGCTCAGGGGCCTGCGGTCGTGCTTCGCGGCTGTCGTCCTCGGTCACGGTCTGGTCCGGGTGGATGATCAGCGGCCATTCCCCGGCGGGGTCACGGGTGAGGACGTGCAGCGGCCGGCCTAGCTGTTCGGCGCGGGCCGCGACGATCGCGACGACCTGAGCGCGCGCCTCGTCGACGTCGCCTGCGGCAACCTCCGTGACGGTGCCACCGATGGATACCTGGGCGGTGCCGTCCTCGTTGAGGGTCGCGGTGGCGCGGGGCCAGGCGGCTGCTTCCGTTGTCGTGCTCATGTGGGTGTTTCTCCTTCCGCTCATCCGCCGATGGTGATTCCCACGGTCTTCATGAAGGCCACGGGATCGGTGGGGGAGCCGTTGATCATCACTTGAAAGTGGAGGTGACAGCCGGTGGAGTCACCAGAGGAGCCGATACGGGCGATCTGCTGCCCTGCGGTGACCTTCTGGCCGTCCTGGACGAGGATGCCGGAGGCGTACATGTGCAGGTAGACCGTCTGCACGCCGCCGCCGTGGTCGATCACGATCGTGCCGTTGGAGCCGTAGCCGACGCCGAAGCCGGTGGCGATGACGGTGCCGGTCTGGGCGGCGTAGATGGGGGAGTCACAGCCACCGGCGATATCGACGCCGGCGTGGAGCTTGTACACGCCGCTGATCGGGTTCACGCGCATCCCGAAGGGATCGCTGATGGGGCCGGCGGCCGGAAGCGCCCAGCCCTGAGCGCTGACGGTACCGGTGCCGGTGCCGACCCCGGAGCAGACCTGGTTGCCGGTGCCGGTGCTCAGGCCGAGCTTGGCTCCGGTGAGCCCTTCGACGACGGCCACGGCGGCGTCCCAGTACTTGGCGTAGTAGTACGGGTCCGCGTTGACCTGGACCTTGTGCGCGGCGATCGTGGGCGCGAGGGAGTCGCGGTCGGTGATCGTGGCCAGCTTCTTGAAGAAGTTCGTTGCGCTGATGTAGGGGTCCATGCGGTCGCTGAGCGACCCCCATGCCCCGTTCGCGCGCTGCTGGAACAGGCCGCGGCTGTCCGGCCCTACAGCGTCGCCGTAGTTGAGCACACGCAGACCGGATTCGCCCATCGCCGTCATGACGCCGATGGTCTGGTCGCGGGAGCTGAGGTTGAGATCCTTGCCGGCCTGGATCACGTACGCGGCGTTCACGAGCTGGTCGTGCCCGTAGCCGCTGATCGTGGTGGCGGGCACCGTCTTGGGGTCGATGGTGACCGCGGCAGCACTGTTCCCGGTGGGGTTGCAGCTCGCGGACGCCGACGACGTGAGTAGCAGCATCCCGAACACCGTGGCGAGGATCAGCACGGGCACGGTGATGATCGCTACGAGCCCCCCAGACTTGCGATCCATCGTCAGTGTGTCCCTGCCGGAGGGGTGAATCGGCTGGCGAGCCAGGGCGACGCGCCGTCGCGTCGCGTGAGGATGATCGTGTAGGTGCCGGCGTCGGTGGGAACGTCCACCGAGACGGCGTAGGTGCTGCTGTCGTCGACGATGGTCCCGTTGCCGGTGAGCTTGTGCGCCGGGATGTTGGCGGGGTCGACGGACTGGTAGTCCTGCTGCGCCTGCGGCGTCAGGAGCGGCGACAGGGCCGCCCACCACTCAGTGGAACTGAGGTCCGGGCGCGCGAACGCCGTGAGCGCCTTCTCGGCCGCGGCAACGGCGCTACTGCGCTGCGTGGCGTCCCAGGCGGGTGCCGGGTTCGGGTTGACGGTTCCGCCGCCGGACTCGTCGTCGAGCTGGGTGCCGGGGGGAGCCGGTGTGAACGTGTTCAGGTCCGGGATGGAGACACCGGAGGGTGTGGGGGAAGGGCTCTCGGTCGGTCGCTGTTCGCTGTTACCGGCGCATCCGGCCAGCGCAACCGTGACCAAGACGACGCCGGCTAGACCGAGCGTGCGCTTTCCCCCCATTACCCCTCCTCGTGCTCCTCACCCCGCGCTGGCGGCTGTGTCCGCCGTGAGTTCGCCCCCTGCTCTAGAGCTTCCTTTAGTTCATCCCGCAGGATGAACCATGTAGCTCCGAGCTTGTAGCCGGGGATCACTCCGTCTTTGAGCCACTTGTAGACGCCGGGCTTCGTGAGGCCCAGCATCTCTGCAACCTCTGGGACGGTCAGTGTCTCCTTGCGCCCCTTGAACAGCGCATCAAGCCCTGACGTCACGGGGAACACCGGAAGCCGCAAGCGCATGCAGACAGTGTAAACGAAAAGTGGCTCTGTTGCACGCTGTTTATGCGTGTGTATCCCTGTAGCATGCTGTTGCTCCCAGTAGAACGATCGAGTATTCTTGTCGCGTTAGCGACGTCGAACACAATTATCGAGGGGGGAACGGTGAGCGACGGCATTAATCCATGGATATCCCGACCCACTGACCCTGAGCCGGCATCTCCAACGACCAGCGCACCGTCTGTTGCGCCGCCCACAGGCCCGGTCGGGCCTCAGCGTGGGGTTCCGGCCCCGGATCGCGTCGACCAGCTGCCGACGTACGATCGCCCGCAGACAGCGCCCCTGTGGTGGCTCGGAGCGCACGGTGGTTCTGGTGAGTCGAGCTTGGCCGCGCTCGTGCCTGACTGGCTTGCTGCCGATCACGGTTGGCCGCGTCCCCCAGCGGGGATGCCGGCGCGTGTCGTTCTCGTCGCCCGCTCCCACGCTTATGGGCTGCGTGCCGCCCAGGCGGCCGCAACGCAATGGGCGGCCGGCCTCGTTCCGCACGTGGAACTGCTCGGCCTCGTTCTCGTCGCTGATGCCCCCGGCCGGCTGCCGCGCCCGCTGCGCGACCTGGCCCAGGTGGTCGGCGGCGGTGTCCCGCGCACGTGGAACGTGCCGTGGGTCGAATCGTGGCGTCTGGGGGAGCCGCCGGCTCTTGCGGATGCTCCGCGGGAGGTTCATCGACTCGTCGATGAGCTGAGCGCGCTGGTCACACCCGGTGCAACGGGCACCACCTACCGAAAGGAACAGCGATGAGCACGCTGCACACCATCCTGACCGCGGCGAACGACTTCCTGGCGCATGTCCCGGCGGTCGACATTCCGAACCCGAACCCGCAGCAGCCGCCCGGCACGGGCGGCATCACCACGATCATGGCGTGGTTGAAGTGGATCGGGTACGCGGTGGTCGGCGGCTCGATCATCGTTGGCGGCATCCTGATCGCGGTCAGCTTCCGCCGCGGCGAGGGCCACGACGCCCTCCCGAAGATTCTCTGGCCGATGGCCGGCGCGATCGTGATCGGTGCGGGTGCCGCGTGGATCGGCACCATCGCAGGAGGGTGAGGTAGTCGTGAGCGACGAGAACCAGAACGAGAGCCAGAGCCCGTTCACACGTCCGGGCTTCATCGCCGCCGCAATCGTCGTCGCGCTGATCGTCGTGTGCGGGATCATCCTCGTGGCCGTCAACGTGGGCAAGGGGAGCCCTAACGCGGCTCCCACGTCCAGTACGAGCACGTCTCCCAGCGTCATCTCGTCGCCCGGCCCCGTGTCGGGCGACTCGAGCGTTTGCGGCCTCCGTGGGGTCCAGCTTTCCGGTACCGTCAGCGCGGCTCCCGAGACGTCATGGAAGTACCAAGATGTGCTCGCCTACCCGACGTCGCAGACCGCCGGCCCCGGTGCCACGGCCGCGTCCGGATACCGATACTGCTTCCAGCACACCCCCGAAGGAGCGTTGTTTGCCTCAGCAAACTTCGCGATTATGTCGTTCGATCAGTCGCTCCGAAGCACGTGGCTCCCGTACGTACTGGCCCCCGGCCAGAACAGGGACAGCCTGCTCAGCTCCGGGCTCAATGCAGCGAACCCATCCGGCATTCGAGCGTCGATCGCGGGATTCCGCGTGCTGTCGTACGACGGCGAGCACGCGCAGGTCGACGTCGCCTTCCAGGCCACGACTTCCGGCCAGATCGTCACTGGGTCGTTCGTCGCGAAGCTCATTTGGTCTGGCGGCGACTGGAAGCTCGACTCGTCCGCGCAGAACCCGGCGCAGGTTGATCAGCTTCCGAATCTTGCCGGGTACACGGCCTGGGCGGTGGGATGACCAATGGCTGGACAAGACTGCGGATTCCTCGGCACCGGCTGCGTCGTGCAGGACTGGGTGAACAGCGCGGTCGGTAATGCGATCGACAACATGGCGAAGGCGGTCCAGGAGGCTTTCGGTAAGGCGGTGGCCTCGCTGGGAACGGTGTGGGTGAACATCGGCACTCCGAACCTGACGGGATCGGGTGGCAGCTCGTCGATCGCCGCGGGGTCGTCGGCTCCGAATTCGGAGGGCATCACGACGGTGCTCAGCTATGTGACGTGGGTGTCCTTGGCCATCTGCGGTATCGCCATGATCATCCTCGGGATGATCGTGGCTTCTCGCTTGCGATCGGGGCAGGGGATTGCGGCGGTCGGCCGCGCCGGCATCATCTTGGGCGCGGTGGTCCTGATCAGCGGGGCGAGTTCGCTCGTCTCGACGATCATCGCCTCGGGGCCAAGCGGCGCCGGAGGCGCGGTCGCGTTTCTGCAGGCGGGGCTCTGGTGGTACATGGGCGCGCTGGCCGTGCTGTCGGTGATCATCGGCGGTGCCCGGATGGCGTGGGAACAGCGCGCCGAACCGGGACGGGAGACGCTGAAAAGCCTCGTGACGCTGATCATCGTCGCGGGTGCCGGCGTGACCGTCGTCGGCCTCCTCGTCGCGGCGTCCGACTCGTTCTCGGTGTGGATCATCAACAAGTCGCTGGACTGCGATGTGGCCGCGACCGGGTCCACGTGCTTCGGCACGAACGTGCTGAACCTGCTGGCGCTGACGACGAACCCGGCCGCGGGCGGCCTGGGCTCGCTGCTGATCATCATCTTGGGGCTGATCGCGATCCTCGCGACGGCGTTTCAGATCGTGCTCATGGTCGCCCGCGGGGGCATGCTCGTTATCCTGACGGGCATCCTGCCGCTGTCGGCGTCGTTCACGAATCTCGAAACCGGCAAGGCGTGGTTCCGCAAGAACGTCGGCTGGCTGCTGGCGTTCATCCTCTACAAGCCGGCGGCGGCATTGGTGTACGCGGCCGCGTTCCAGCTCGTCGGCACGAACGTGTTCAAGGACGACGGGACGGGCCTGCTGGCCGTGCTCACGGGCCTCATGCTGATGGTGATCGCGCTGTTCGCGATGCCGGCACTGATGAGGTTCGTCACTCCGCTGGTCGGCTCGATGGCTGGTGGCGCGGGTGGCGCGATGGGCGTGGCCGCTATGGCCGCGCTTCCGACCGGAGCTGCGGCGCTGGGACGTCTCGGGACGGGTAGCGGTAGCAGCGGCTCCGATGGGGGCACTGGGAGCACGAGTTCGACCGGCTCGACCGGATCGCCCTCGGGCAGCCGCGGCGGCGGCGGTGCGCCTACGTCTCAGCCCGGCGGCGGCGGTGGTGCGTCCACGGGTGCAGCGAAGTCGACTGGTGCGGCCACGGGCTCCGGTGGTGGAGCTGCGGCCGGTGGCGGAGCTGCGGCCGGTGGCGCGGCCGCTGGAGGCGGTGCTGCTGCGGGTGGCGCGGCGGGTGGTGCGGCCGCGGGTGCGGCTGCCGGGCCGATCGGAATGGGCGTGGGGGCAGCGGCCGGCGTGGTCGCTGACGGCGCGAAGAAGGCCGCACAGGCCGTTCAGAGCGTTGGCGAACAATCTACGGAGGGAGGCCCCAGTGGTGGCCGTTGATTCAACTCAGGAAGGCCCTCGGACCTACGGCAACTGGCGGCGTCCGACGTCGCCGGGCCTGCTGGGTCTGGGCACGGTGGGTACGGGCCTGCTGTTCGTGGCCCTGTTCGCGATCCTGATCGCGCTCATGTCTGCCGGCATCCTGGCAGCGCTGATCACCGCGGCGATCGCGGGCGGTCTGCTGCTCCTCCTGGTGCTCAAGAACGCCGATGGGCGCAGCGTCCTCTCCCGCGCCTCCAACCGGATCGGATGGGCCTCCGCCCGTTCGCGCGGGACGCACCTCTACCGGTCCGGCCCTCTGGGCCGCACCGAGTGGGGCACCTACCAGCTTCCCGGCGTTGCGGCAGCGACGCGGCTCAGCGAGCACACGGACTCCTACGGGCGTCCGTTCGCGCTCGTCTACACGCCCGTCAGCAAGACCTACGCCGTGGTGATCGGGACCGAGCCTGACGGCGCGTCGCTGGTCGATCCGTTGCAGGTCGACACCTGGGTTGCCGACTGGGGTCACTGGCTGTCCCACCTGGCCGACGAGCCGGGTATCGAGGGCGCTTCGGTCGTAATCGAGACGGCCCCGGAGTCCGGCACCCGCCTGCGCCGCGAGGTCGAGCTGAATCTCGACCCGGACGCTCCCGAGTTCGCCCAGGCGATGCTGCGGGAAGTCATCGACACCTACCCCGCCGGCTCGTCGACGGTGAAGGCGTTCGTGACCCTGACCTTCAACGCGATCCCGCGGAAGGGTGCACAGCCTCGCAAGCCGGACGAGATGGCGCGCGAGCTCGCGGCACGCCTGCCTGGCCTGACCGGCAACTTGCAGGCCACCGGGGCGGGTGCCGCTCGCCCCCTCGCGGCGCAGGAGTTGTGCGAGACGATCCGGATCGCCTACGACCCGGCGGCCGCACAGCTCATCGACGAAGCGCACGCCCAAGGTGAGACGCCCGAGCTGTCGTGGCCGGACGTCGGGCCGACCGCGCATCAGGCGTCGTGGTCGGACTACCGCCACGATTCTGCGACGTCGGTCACCTGGGCGATGACTCAGGCTCCGCGGGGAACGGTGCAGTCGGGTGTTCTCGCCCGGCTGCTGGCCCCGCATCGGGATATCGCTCGCAAGCGGGTGACGATCCTCTACAAGCCGATCGATC
This window of the Leifsonia shinshuensis genome carries:
- a CDS encoding MinD/ParA family ATP-binding protein, with product MSTTTEAAAWPRATATLNEDGTAQVSIGGTVTEVAAGDVDEARAQVVAIVAARAEQLGRPLHVLTRDPAGEWPLIIHPDQTVTEDDSREARPQAPEPAAEPAPQQAEADETGAASAGPGSWVTATAAAAPRADLPTRRAMRQSFLVREQIEEPATTGWRGLATRAGIRMSPSEEERAERADVLAVSQHWPGPRTIAIVNGKGGAGKTPSTVLLSGVFARYGGAGVLAWDNNQTRGTLGWRTEQGPHESTLLELLPQVDRLLSTSAQSADLAHYVHHQTRDRFDVLRSKPMALAQEQRIEPEDVDAIHAVASKYYRLIFIDSGNDESDPMWRRMIDHADQLVVATTTRDDHAEAGALLLEALADRDERSARLADNAVVIVTQADPKATPADMQRVAAGYRDITREAVTIPFDQAMVDGVLHYGALRPSTQRAWLAAAAAVARGL
- a CDS encoding SCO6880 family protein, which codes for MAVDSTQEGPRTYGNWRRPTSPGLLGLGTVGTGLLFVALFAILIALMSAGILAALITAAIAGGLLLLLVLKNADGRSVLSRASNRIGWASARSRGTHLYRSGPLGRTEWGTYQLPGVAAATRLSEHTDSYGRPFALVYTPVSKTYAVVIGTEPDGASLVDPLQVDTWVADWGHWLSHLADEPGIEGASVVIETAPESGTRLRREVELNLDPDAPEFAQAMLREVIDTYPAGSSTVKAFVTLTFNAIPRKGAQPRKPDEMARELAARLPGLTGNLQATGAGAARPLAAQELCETIRIAYDPAAAQLIDEAHAQGETPELSWPDVGPTAHQASWSDYRHDSATSVTWAMTQAPRGTVQSGVLARLLAPHRDIARKRVTILYKPIDPARAAGLVESDLTAAQFRASATRKPQARDTLAVRAAAATAQEEASGAGLVNFAILVTATVLDPAREPEAAAAIDNLSAGARLRVRRVYGSQDSAFAMALPLGLIPTKHVQVPSTLRERV
- a CDS encoding FHA domain-containing protein yields the protein MSATQALRASEAVADWPKVVASIHGPSDQLTDAPPTYIGSITINGTERPCEATSVEELRTGMIARCVAIAIRLHRPVRLTVKDSSQTWTLGVRPEGIVQLLDAAGTIPPADGLTVHEGRCRICRRLQPVTEAVCVQCKTPEPHRVEADPIDVKAVVPDAATTVEELPFVRAVVVPVEELDHTVMAKPTPPANTRPRLRLRFTTQESVDTSESVVLGRHPIAVGDRKPIAVESPERMLSRTHALIDVDDEGRIVVTDYHSGNGIETQTDPPRRFEPGVPYTIEPGTSLRMGDVVCTIEVTPSEAK
- a CDS encoding helix-turn-helix domain-containing protein, with protein sequence MRLRLPVFPVTSGLDALFKGRKETLTVPEVAEMLGLTKPGVYKWLKDGVIPGYKLGATWFILRDELKEALEQGANSRRTQPPARGEEHEEG
- a CDS encoding M23 family metallopeptidase encodes the protein MDRKSGGLVAIITVPVLILATVFGMLLLTSSASASCNPTGNSAAAVTIDPKTVPATTISGYGHDQLVNAAYVIQAGKDLNLSSRDQTIGVMTAMGESGLRVLNYGDAVGPDSRGLFQQRANGAWGSLSDRMDPYISATNFFKKLATITDRDSLAPTIAAHKVQVNADPYYYAKYWDAAVAVVEGLTGAKLGLSTGTGNQVCSGVGTGTGTVSAQGWALPAAGPISDPFGMRVNPISGVYKLHAGVDIAGGCDSPIYAAQTGTVIATGFGVGYGSNGTIVIDHGGGVQTVYLHMYASGILVQDGQKVTAGQQIARIGSSGDSTGCHLHFQVMINGSPTDPVAFMKTVGITIGG
- a CDS encoding DUF6668 family protein, producing the protein MLLLPVERSSILVALATSNTIIEGGTVSDGINPWISRPTDPEPASPTTSAPSVAPPTGPVGPQRGVPAPDRVDQLPTYDRPQTAPLWWLGAHGGSGESSLAALVPDWLAADHGWPRPPAGMPARVVLVARSHAYGLRAAQAAATQWAAGLVPHVELLGLVLVADAPGRLPRPLRDLAQVVGGGVPRTWNVPWVESWRLGEPPALADAPREVHRLVDELSALVTPGATGTTYRKEQR